The nucleotide sequence GCCGTAATAGCCCTGCCGCAGGCTGCTGAGGTCATATTTCCCGAAATCGGGATGGCGCAGCAGCAGGATCCACACCGTCGGCGGGCAGAACAGCTTGGTCACCTTCTCGGTCTGGATCGCCTCGAACATCGCGACCGGATCGGCGCCGTCATGCAGGATGCTGGTGGCCCCGAGATAAAGATCCGGCGTGATGAAACAGTCGAGCTGGGCGCAGTGAAAGAGCGGCATGCAATGCAGCTCCACCGCATCGGCACGCATTTCGCCGTCGGAAATGACCGTCACATACTGGGCATAGAGCGCGCCGGAACTGAGCATGGCGCCCTTGGGCCGGGATTCCGTGCCGCTGGTATACATCATCTGGATCGGGTCGTCCGGCTCCACCGCCACCCAGGGCTCGCGCGTATCGGGATGCTTGAAAAGCGCCTCCGCCGGGCGCCAGCGGTCCGACACCTCTGTGCCCGCATGGGCGATGGAGAGCAGGATATCGGGGCCGCCGGAGAGCATGCCGAGCGCCTCCTCCGCAAGGGCGCACATCGAATCCTGACAGATCAGCCCGCGCGCGCCGGAATGTTGCAGGATATAGGCGACATCCTCGGCGTTCAGCATGAAGTTCACCGGCGAGGCCACCGCGCCGATACGCGCGAGCGCAAAGCGCAGGATGACAAAGGCCCGGCTGTTGCGCGCAAGAATGGCGATCCTCTCGCCCTTGCCGATGCCGAGCTCTGCCAGCGCATTGGCTGCGCGGTTCACCACCTCGTCGAGCTCGCGGAACGTGTCGCGCCGGTCGCGGAAGGCCAGCGCCAGCTTGTCGGGATAGCGCGCCGCGCTGCGCCGCAAGAGATCGCCAAGCTGCTGGTTGCGCGCGCGCTTGATATCGGTGATCGCACTGTCGTTTACGTCTTGTTTCATCGCGTTTCCAATCTGATGTGTCGTCTGTGCCGGGGTCTGCCGCCCGGGATGCCGGGGGGACGGCGATGCTAGACTGGCCTCGGCGCGCCCCCTGCCCCGGGGGCTGGTGCTGCGCGGGACGCGACACATGCGATGGAACTGGCTGCGTATTTCCTCATCGTTTTCCTCCCAATGGAAACAGCGATTGGCCTTCTCGGTAGGTCTTCGGAGTTTGCGCCCTTGCCTCCTCAAACAAGGGCGTCTGTCCGGATCGGACGTCAGGCGGGCGCGCGGTCGGCCTTTGCCGCCTCGCGGTAGGTCAGCCCGCTCAGCGCTTCGTCGCGCACGCGGTTGCGGAACGCCTCGATCGTGTCGGGCCAGTGGGTGAACACCTTGCCCGAGCCACCGACCCGATAATAGGAAACACAATTGCCTCTGACCATCACGCTGGCATCGGCGCGCGCCTGAATATCGGCGTTGAAGCGCTCATAGGCGGCCTTCTCCACATCCACGATATCGCAATCGCGCGCCCCGACCTCTGCCATCGCGTCGAGAATGAATCCGGTTTGCGCCTCGACCATATCGGTCACCGAGGCACCGCCGCCATTCGGACCGCAGATGAGGAAGAAATTCGGGAAGCCCTCGACCATCGTACCGAAATAGGCATGCGGCACCTCCTGCCACTCATTCGAGAGCAGCCGTCCATTACGGCCCCTGATCGCCAGGTTCCCCATCATGTCGGTCGGCGCAAAGCCGGTGGCCCAGATCACCGTATCGACCGGATAGGCCTCGCCCTCGACATCGACGATGGAGTCACCCGAGAGCCCCGCCACGCCGCGCCCGATCAACTCGACATTCTCGCGCTCGATGGCCGGGTAATAATCGGTGCTGAACAGCGGGCGCTTGCAGCCGAACCTGTAGTTCGGGGTCAGCACCTCGCGATTGTGTTCGTCCTTCACCTGCTTGTCGAAAAGCTCCTGCCAGACCGCTTCCTGCTCGGCGATGGCCTCGCCGTTCATCGGAAAGCGCGACCTGGCGATCAGCTCGAACCGGTCGAACCATTCCTTGCGCCGGGCCTGCTGCTGCTCGGCGAAGTGCGGGCTGTTGCGGTCCTCGTCGCTGAACGAGATATCCGGCCTCGGCATCACATAGGACGGCGTGCGCACAAAGACATAGAGCTTTTCGGCACGTTCGGCAGCATAGGGCACCACCTGGATAGAGGTCGCGCCGCCGCCGACCACCGCGACCCGTTTGCCGTCGAGGTCGATATCGTCGTTCCAGAACGAGGTATGGATCGACTCGCCTTCAAAGCTCTCCAGCCCCTCGATGCGGGGGATGGTCGGCTGCGAAAACAGCCCGCCGGACCAGATCAGATACCGCGCCGACCAGCGCCTGCCATCCTCGCTTTGCGCGTGCCAGCAGGCCTCTTCCTCGTCCCAGACCGATTCCACGACGCGGGTGTTGAAGGTGATGCGCGGCGTCACGTCGTAGCGGTCCGACAGCTCCTTGAGATAGGCGTGGATCTCGTCGCCCGGCGCGAAATTGGTCGACCATTTGTTGCCCGGGAAAAAGCTGTAGGCGTAAAGGTCGATGGGGGTGTCGCAGGCGACATTGGGATAGCGGTGCTGGCGCCAGACGCCGCCGACCTCCTCCGCCGCCTCCACCACGGCGATGTTGCCGCAGCCGCCCCCGATGAGTTTCGCCGCCGCGCCCAGGCCGCCGAGGCCGGCGCCGATGATGAGCACGTCAAGCATGGTTTCGGCGGTTTTGCTCATTGCCGGCCCCCCGTCGCATTGCGGTGAACCGCCTCCGCCCTCCGGCGTTCAATCGTTTTCGCCATGGTCTTCCTCCCGGCCATGCACTGGCCCTTTTGCACAAAATCCCGGTCCGTCCTCGGATGTACCTTTCCGATCTGCGGACCCTCCTCCTCTTCGGGTCCGCGCCCCGGGCCAGACGGCCCGAAGCACGGCAGTCGCGTCTATCGGCCGTAACGGGCCGTGAATGTCGTCGACGCGATCCTGTTCTGATGGATCATGAAGCCGACCATTGCCGCCGAGGCCTGATCGTCGAGCGGCAGCGCCTCCACCCCGAGCGCGTGCAGCGTGAACACGTAGCAATGCGGCGCGTCGCCCGGCGGCGGCACCGGGCCGCCATAGCCCGGCGCGCCCCAGTCGGTACGCCCGGCGATGGCCGGCGCCGGCAAGCCGCCGCTATTGGCCACGTCCTCGGGAATGCCGGTCGCGTCGGCGGGAATATTGAAGATGACCCAGTGCCAGAATCCGCTGCCCGTGGGCGCGTCGGGGTCGTAGAGGGTCAGCGCAAAACTCTTGGTGCCCTCGGGCGCCCCGCGCCACTCCAGCCCGGGCGAGATGTTGTCGCCGGTGCAGCCCCAGTCGTTGAAGACGTATTTTTCCGGTATCGTCCCGTTTTCGGGAATGCCGGTCACGGTCAGCTTGAATGTATCGTCCGGCTGTCCAGACATGGATATCTCCATTTCTTCTTCGATTGGATCGGGAGGCGCGCTCATGGGATGAGAACGACCTTCCCGAAGGGGCGGCTCTGCTCCATGTAACGGTGCGCCGCCGCCGCCTCTTTCAGCGCGAATTGCCTTTCGATGGGCATCGCGAATGTGCCCGCCGCGACATCGGCGATCAGCCCCGAGATGCGCGCGCGGATCTCGGGCAGATGCATGCGCTTGCCGAACATCAGCCCGGTGACGCAAAGGCCCCCCTGACGGATCGCCGCCGGGTCGAGCACCGGCTGCTCGCCGCTGGCAAAGCCGATCAGCACGAGCCGCCCGCGCGGACGCAGCGCGGCGACGAGTTCCGGGAATTTCGGCCCGCCGACGAGATCGAGCGCCAGATCCGCGCCCGCCCCGCCGGTGACGGTCATGACCGCCCCGCGAATATCGCTTTCCCGGCCATTAAACCCGTGATCGAGCCCCAGTGCGGCGAGCCGGCGGATCTTGTCCTCCGACGAGGCCGTTCCGATGACCGTTGCCCCGGCCTGTTTCGCAAGCTGGACGAGCGCGATGCCGACCCCGCCAGTCGCGCCATGGATGAGCACGGTTTCCCCTGCGCCCAGCCCGCCGAATTCGAACAGCGCGTCATGCGCGGTGCCGAAAGCCACCGGCACGGTCGCGGCGGTGGCCAGGTCGAGCCCGTCGGGCACCGGATAGGCAAAATGCTCCGGCACCACGAAGCGCTCCGCATGCGACCCCGACCAGTTGAACCCGACAACCCGGTCGCCCACCTTCACAGAGCGCACCTCCGCGCCGACTTCGGACACGATCCCCGCGGCCTGATAGCCGGGGACATGAAGCGCGCCCGCGACCGGGGTGATCCGGCGATGCAGCAGGTCTCCGCCCTCGATGCTGATGGCGCGGACGTCGATTGCGATCTCCGTTGCGCCGCAGGCCGGGTCATCGACCTCACCGTAATTCAGAACCTCCGGCCCGCCGTTTTCCGAGTAGAATGCTGCTTTCATCTCATGCCCAATTCCGGGAGATACAGGTCAGCCCTTTCGCCGCGACCGTGTACAGACGGCCGGCGCAAGGCCGGTTTCGGCGCGCGGTGACGCCCGCGCGCTAATTTCCGATAACGCCAGTCAGCCGGGCTTTGGCCATGTGCCGCCAAGCACCCGGCAGATCCGCCGTCGCATGGGAACCTCTGTCGCCTGCGCGCAGGCGCGGCCCGCCGGGCGGCGCGGTTCCATCGTCTGATTTTGGACCATCCGATTTCCTCCTCCCGAATGCAGGCTGGCACCATCGCCGGGACCGCCCTTCCCGGGCGCAAACACCGAAACCGGCCAGCCTGAGGACAGGGTAACGGCGAAGCCTTCTGTTTCTCAAATTGATTTATCGGGCGTCGAAAATCATGCTGGTGAATAATAAGGGGCTGCGCGCGATCCGCGGGCGCCGCCCTCACGACACTTCGCGCAGAACAAGCATCCGAAATATAAGAAAATGCCTAGGATTTCCCGCCCTAGCCGGCGTCCTGCGCATCCCTGACGTTCCAGAACGCCGCCGGACGCGCGAGAATCTGTTCGCGCATCCAGCAATGACCTTTGTCCAGTTGCTGTCGCTTGTGCCAGAACAGCAGGATTTTCAGCGTCTCCGTCTCGAATGGCAGGCGGGCATGAACGAGACCCGCCTTTTCCCGGTTGGGCGGTATGGCGGCGTCCGGGGCCGTGGCGACAAGGGTCGTCCCCGGGAGGATCTCCGACAGCACCGAGGCATGCGGCAGCGTCAGCGCGATTCGCCGTCTGGCGTCACGCTGCGTCAGCGCCGCATCGACCGGGTGACGGTGCGCCGGGGTGGCCCGCGTCAGCACATTGACGTGGCGCTGTGCGATATAGAGATCATAGGGAATGGTATCGCCATCGCGGATCCCCAGCATCTCGGCATGGCGCGCGCAGAGCAGAACCGAATATCGGCAACTGGCGATGTGCTCCCGGATGAACCGCTCGGAGATATCGAGCCGTCCGATGGCAAAATCCGCATGACCGAATTCGAGCAGGTTCTCGTATTCCTCCAGCGGCGCTTCGAACACGTTGACGGTGATATTCGG is from Salipiger abyssi and encodes:
- a CDS encoding acyl-CoA synthetase codes for the protein MKQDVNDSAITDIKRARNQQLGDLLRRSAARYPDKLALAFRDRRDTFRELDEVVNRAANALAELGIGKGERIAILARNSRAFVILRFALARIGAVASPVNFMLNAEDVAYILQHSGARGLICQDSMCALAEEALGMLSGGPDILLSIAHAGTEVSDRWRPAEALFKHPDTREPWVAVEPDDPIQMMYTSGTESRPKGAMLSSGALYAQYVTVISDGEMRADAVELHCMPLFHCAQLDCFITPDLYLGATSILHDGADPVAMFEAIQTEKVTKLFCPPTVWILLLRHPDFGKYDLSSLRQGYYGASIMPTAVIKELSERLPNMRLYNFYGQTEMAPCATILQPEDQLTKLGSAGRPGLNVETRVVDDEGNDLPVGEVGEIVHRSPHLILGYYNDPEKTAESFKGGWFHSGDLGRFDEDGYLYVVDRKKDMIKTGGENVASREVEEAIFHHPQVAEVAVFGVPHPKWIEAVVAVIVPKGGGALTAEEINAYCYEHLSHFKSPKHVAIREALPKNASGKILKRELRMEFAEIFEG
- a CDS encoding flavin-containing monooxygenase — its product is MSKTAETMLDVLIIGAGLGGLGAAAKLIGGGCGNIAVVEAAEEVGGVWRQHRYPNVACDTPIDLYAYSFFPGNKWSTNFAPGDEIHAYLKELSDRYDVTPRITFNTRVVESVWDEEEACWHAQSEDGRRWSARYLIWSGGLFSQPTIPRIEGLESFEGESIHTSFWNDDIDLDGKRVAVVGGGATSIQVVPYAAERAEKLYVFVRTPSYVMPRPDISFSDEDRNSPHFAEQQQARRKEWFDRFELIARSRFPMNGEAIAEQEAVWQELFDKQVKDEHNREVLTPNYRFGCKRPLFSTDYYPAIERENVELIGRGVAGLSGDSIVDVEGEAYPVDTVIWATGFAPTDMMGNLAIRGRNGRLLSNEWQEVPHAYFGTMVEGFPNFFLICGPNGGGASVTDMVEAQTGFILDAMAEVGARDCDIVDVEKAAYERFNADIQARADASVMVRGNCVSYYRVGGSGKVFTHWPDTIEAFRNRVRDEALSGLTYREAAKADRAPA
- a CDS encoding YbhB/YbcL family Raf kinase inhibitor-like protein, producing MSGQPDDTFKLTVTGIPENGTIPEKYVFNDWGCTGDNISPGLEWRGAPEGTKSFALTLYDPDAPTGSGFWHWVIFNIPADATGIPEDVANSGGLPAPAIAGRTDWGAPGYGGPVPPPGDAPHCYVFTLHALGVEALPLDDQASAAMVGFMIHQNRIASTTFTARYGR
- a CDS encoding quinone oxidoreductase family protein, translating into MKAAFYSENGGPEVLNYGEVDDPACGATEIAIDVRAISIEGGDLLHRRITPVAGALHVPGYQAAGIVSEVGAEVRSVKVGDRVVGFNWSGSHAERFVVPEHFAYPVPDGLDLATAATVPVAFGTAHDALFEFGGLGAGETVLIHGATGGVGIALVQLAKQAGATVIGTASSEDKIRRLAALGLDHGFNGRESDIRGAVMTVTGGAGADLALDLVGGPKFPELVAALRPRGRLVLIGFASGEQPVLDPAAIRQGGLCVTGLMFGKRMHLPEIRARISGLIADVAAGTFAMPIERQFALKEAAAAHRYMEQSRPFGKVVLIP
- a CDS encoding LysR family transcriptional regulator, which codes for MQGLNNLDLNLLKVFDAIHRARSVSLAAEHLNMSQPAVSNALNRLRQTLGDQIFVRTRNGMEPTELAQLIAGPVQLGLQRIQTSIAHGSAFDPAESLRSFTILATDLGEETYIGPLMKVLEKEAPNITVNVFEAPLEEYENLLEFGHADFAIGRLDISERFIREHIASCRYSVLLCARHAEMLGIRDGDTIPYDLYIAQRHVNVLTRATPAHRHPVDAALTQRDARRRIALTLPHASVLSEILPGTTLVATAPDAAIPPNREKAGLVHARLPFETETLKILLFWHKRQQLDKGHCWMREQILARPAAFWNVRDAQDAG